A single genomic interval of Antechinus flavipes isolate AdamAnt ecotype Samford, QLD, Australia chromosome 1, AdamAnt_v2, whole genome shotgun sequence harbors:
- the FABP9 gene encoding fatty acid-binding protein 9, producing MVEPFLGTWKLVSSENFDDYMKELGVSFAARNVGGLAKPTVTISANGEVITMKTDSTFKTTEISFKLGEEFDETTADNRKVKSIVTMENGSLVQVQKWQGKETTIKRQIANGKMVAVCTMNNVVSTRIYEKV from the exons ATGGTTGAGCCTTTTTTGGGAACCTGGAAACTTGTCTCCAGTGAAAACTTTGATGACTACATGAAAGAACTAG GAGTGAGTTTTGCTGCCAGGAATGTTGGAGGATTAGCAAAGCCTACTGTAACTATCAGTGCTAATGGTGAGGTGATAACCATGAAAACTGATAGTACATTCAAAACCACAGAGATCTCCTTCAAATTGGGTGAGGAGTTTGATGAAACCACAGCAGATAACCGGAAAGTGAAG AGCATCGTAACAATGGAAAATGGCTCCCTGGTCCAGGTGCAGAAGTGGCAAGGCAAGGAGACAACAATCAAAAGACAAATTGCAAATGGGAAAATGGTGGCG GTATGCACCATGAATAATGTTGTGAGCACTAGAATCTatgaaaaagtataa